A region of Flocculibacter collagenilyticus DNA encodes the following proteins:
- the dnaE gene encoding DNA polymerase III subunit alpha, whose translation MPDDPQFIHLRIHSDFSMVDGVSKVKPIVAKVKECNMPAMAITDQMNMCGLVKYYGAAHGSGIKPIIGADMWVQSDELEGEQFRLTLLAMNNQGYKNITLLISKAYERGHVEHRPVIDKAWLAELNEGIIILSGAKDGDIGIALLKGNNQLAEQVATFYQTHFDNRFYLELIRTNRANEEDYLHLAVQFAAYANLPVVATNEVVILSKDDFEAHEIRVAIHDGYTLDDPRRPKLYSEEQYLRTEEEMLALFSDIPEAIANTVEIAKRCNVTVRLGEYFLPNFPTGKLSTEDFLVKVSEEGLEERLAFLFPDPEERADKRGEYDERLKIELDVINQMGFPGYFLIVMEFIQWSKDNDVPVGPGRGSGAGSLVAYALNITDLDPLEFDLLFERFLNPERVSMPDFDIDFCMDNRDKVIDHVSKLYGRDAVSQIITFGTMAAKAVVRDVGRVLGHPYGFVDRISKLIPPTPGMTLDKAFEEEPELPHLYKQDEDVRELIDMCRKLEGCTRNAGKHAGGVVISPTTITDFAPLYCDDEGRQPVTQFDKNDVEEAGLVKFDFLGLRTLTILKWAVDMANEKLVKEGKALIDINAIPLEDSRSFDMLKRAETTAVFQLESSGMKSLISKLLPDCFEDIIALVALFRPGPLDSGMVDNFVDRKHGREEVSYPDANYQHELLKPVLEPTYGIILYQEQVMQIAQVLAGYTLGGADMLRRAMGKKKPEEMAKQRTTFKEGAINNDIDGELSMKIFDLVEKFAGYGFNKSHSAAYALVSFQTLWMKCHYPAEFMAAVMSADMDNTDKIVTLIDECNRMKLKIIPPDVNAGLYKFTVNDNGEIVYGIGAIKGVGEGPVEAILEARKKHGSFKDLFDFCAKVDLKKINKRVLEKLILAGAMDKLGISPEQGHRATLMATITDAMRAADQHAKAEQMGQSDLFGLLASESEQVEQPFNEVEAWADKKWLEGEQETLGLYLTGHPINAYEREIRHYAPGRLVDLEPGRRDQVAVAVGLVIGVRVLVNKNNKKWALVTLDDKSARIDVRLFPADYEKFQDLLQKDKILVVSGQVSFDNFSGGNTMTGRDVIDIISAREKYLKSIKLKLHQQNLNEQFLSKLKLALQPFQQGATPIQIDYTREDAQAVIDLGTKWRVTPTDELLYELRMLSSQQLELIF comes from the coding sequence CCGCGCACGGTTCAGGTATTAAGCCTATAATTGGTGCAGACATGTGGGTTCAGTCTGACGAGTTGGAAGGTGAGCAGTTCAGGCTAACACTTTTAGCGATGAATAATCAGGGTTATAAAAATATAACGCTGTTAATTTCTAAAGCATACGAACGCGGGCATGTTGAACATAGACCCGTTATTGATAAAGCATGGTTAGCCGAGCTAAATGAAGGGATTATCATTCTTTCAGGCGCTAAAGACGGTGATATTGGTATTGCGTTATTAAAGGGAAATAACCAACTTGCCGAACAGGTAGCTACTTTTTATCAGACTCATTTTGACAACCGCTTTTATTTGGAGTTAATCCGCACCAACCGAGCCAACGAAGAAGATTATTTACATCTTGCTGTTCAGTTTGCCGCCTATGCAAATTTACCTGTTGTAGCCACCAACGAAGTTGTTATTTTAAGCAAAGACGATTTTGAAGCACATGAAATTCGTGTGGCCATTCATGATGGGTATACGTTGGATGATCCGCGACGTCCTAAGCTTTATAGCGAAGAGCAGTACTTAAGAACCGAAGAAGAAATGTTGGCATTGTTTTCCGACATTCCCGAAGCCATTGCTAATACGGTAGAAATCGCTAAACGCTGTAATGTAACAGTGAGATTGGGCGAATACTTTTTACCTAACTTCCCAACAGGAAAATTATCAACCGAAGACTTTTTAGTTAAAGTTTCTGAGGAAGGGTTAGAAGAGCGTTTAGCGTTTTTGTTTCCAGATCCTGAAGAACGTGCAGATAAACGTGGTGAGTACGACGAACGTCTTAAAATTGAACTAGACGTAATTAACCAAATGGGTTTTCCCGGATACTTCTTAATCGTAATGGAGTTCATCCAGTGGAGTAAGGATAACGATGTTCCGGTAGGCCCTGGGCGAGGCTCAGGTGCAGGCTCATTAGTCGCTTACGCATTAAATATTACTGATTTGGATCCTCTTGAATTTGACTTACTATTCGAACGCTTTCTAAACCCTGAACGTGTATCGATGCCCGATTTTGATATCGATTTTTGCATGGATAACCGTGATAAAGTTATCGATCATGTGTCTAAATTATACGGGCGTGATGCGGTATCTCAAATAATCACATTCGGCACCATGGCGGCAAAAGCCGTTGTTCGAGATGTTGGGAGGGTACTTGGTCATCCCTATGGCTTTGTTGATCGCATTTCAAAATTGATCCCACCCACACCGGGAATGACCTTAGATAAGGCATTTGAAGAAGAGCCAGAATTACCCCACCTTTACAAACAAGACGAAGATGTGCGCGAGCTTATTGATATGTGTCGTAAGCTTGAAGGTTGTACACGTAATGCTGGTAAGCATGCAGGTGGTGTTGTTATTTCACCGACTACCATCACTGATTTCGCACCACTTTATTGTGACGATGAAGGACGACAGCCGGTTACGCAATTTGATAAAAATGATGTTGAAGAAGCAGGCTTAGTAAAATTCGACTTTTTAGGTTTACGTACACTCACTATCTTAAAGTGGGCGGTAGATATGGCCAACGAAAAGTTAGTGAAAGAAGGTAAAGCATTAATTGATATTAATGCAATTCCACTTGAAGACAGTCGCAGTTTTGACATGCTAAAACGAGCAGAAACAACAGCGGTTTTCCAGCTGGAATCAAGCGGTATGAAAAGCTTGATAAGTAAGTTATTACCTGACTGTTTTGAAGATATTATTGCACTAGTAGCACTGTTTCGACCAGGACCACTAGATTCAGGCATGGTAGATAACTTTGTTGACCGAAAACACGGTCGAGAAGAAGTCTCATATCCAGATGCCAATTATCAGCATGAATTATTAAAACCCGTCCTTGAGCCCACTTACGGCATTATTTTATACCAAGAGCAAGTAATGCAAATTGCGCAGGTATTAGCCGGTTATACACTTGGTGGTGCCGACATGTTGCGTCGTGCAATGGGTAAGAAAAAGCCCGAGGAAATGGCAAAGCAACGAACAACCTTTAAAGAAGGGGCTATCAATAACGATATTGACGGCGAACTATCAATGAAAATATTCGATTTGGTAGAGAAGTTCGCGGGTTATGGTTTTAACAAGTCACACTCGGCTGCTTATGCATTAGTTTCATTTCAAACACTATGGATGAAGTGCCATTATCCAGCTGAGTTTATGGCTGCTGTAATGTCAGCCGATATGGATAATACCGACAAAATAGTTACACTTATTGACGAATGTAACCGAATGAAATTAAAAATCATTCCGCCAGATGTAAATGCAGGGTTATATAAGTTTACCGTTAATGATAACGGTGAAATAGTATATGGTATTGGTGCCATTAAAGGTGTTGGTGAAGGCCCTGTAGAAGCCATTTTGGAAGCTAGAAAGAAGCACGGCAGTTTCAAAGACTTATTTGATTTTTGTGCGAAGGTCGACTTAAAGAAAATTAATAAGCGTGTGTTAGAAAAGCTGATTTTAGCGGGGGCGATGGATAAGCTAGGTATCTCACCTGAGCAAGGGCATCGTGCTACATTAATGGCAACAATTACTGATGCCATGCGTGCTGCCGACCAACATGCTAAAGCTGAACAAATGGGACAAAGCGATTTATTTGGTTTGCTAGCTTCTGAGTCAGAGCAAGTTGAGCAACCATTTAACGAAGTAGAAGCATGGGCCGATAAAAAATGGCTAGAAGGTGAACAAGAAACGCTAGGATTATACCTAACTGGCCACCCGATCAATGCTTATGAGCGCGAAATTCGCCATTATGCACCCGGAAGGCTAGTTGACTTAGAGCCTGGGCGAAGAGATCAGGTTGCTGTAGCGGTCGGTTTGGTCATTGGTGTGCGCGTTTTGGTAAATAAAAATAATAAAAAGTGGGCTTTAGTTACATTAGATGATAAAAGTGCACGTATCGATGTGCGTTTATTTCCTGCTGATTACGAAAAGTTTCAAGATTTGCTGCAAAAAGACAAAATCTTGGTGGTATCTGGACAGGTCAGCTTTGATAACTTTAGCGGTGGTAATACAATGACCGGCCGTGATGTAATAGACATAATAAGTGCTCGTGAAAAGTACTTAAAATCTATTAAGCTAAAGTTACATCAACAGAATTTAAATGAGCAGTTTTTATCTAAGTTGAAACTTGCATTACAGCCATTTCAACAAGGTGCAACGCCAATCCAAATTGATTATACGCGGGAAGACGCGCAAGCAGTGATCGACTTAGGAACTAAATGGCGAGTTACACCAACAGATGAACTGCTTTATGAGCTTAGGATGCTAAGCTCACAACAACTAGAATTAATATTTTAA